In Candidatus Zymogenus saltonus, the genomic stretch TCTTCCTCGGGACCCGTTGGAAGTGAAGAGGCCAGCACAAGTCCGTCGTATGTCTCCAACACCGCGGACTCTACGCCCTTTATGGAACTGCACAGTTCCTGAACCGATCTTTTCAACGCATCTGCTTTATATACGCCCAAAATAATCCCCCAGAATTATATATTCTCAACCAGTAAATCGAGGACCTTTTCCGCGCTCTCCTTGTCCTTCGCCACCAGAGGCATTATGAGAGCGTCTTCGGGAAGATCAAGCTCCTTTCTTAACTCATCAACCGACAGGGCATTCGGTAAATCCTGCTTGTTTGCCCCCACAACAAAGGGTTCTTCGAGTATATCCAGAAAAAACTTGATGATCTTTTTTGCGTCCTTAAACCTGCTTTTATCCGTGGAATCCACGATCACTATAAAACCCAACATGTTCTCGGTCAAGACCTCCCACATTATCTGGAAGTGCTCCTGCCCGGGAGTCCCGAACAGATAAATCTTGTCGTCCCTACGAGTCACCTTGCCGAAATCCATCGCGACTGTTGTCTCCTCCTTTATCAAGGCCAGGTCTGCTGCCGTGATTTTTCTTTCGGTGGTTATAACATCGATCTCGCTA encodes the following:
- a CDS encoding ATP/GTP-binding protein, translated to MARLKVVVTGPFNSGKTQYIKTLSEIDVITTERKITAADLALIKEETTVAMDFGKVTRRDDKIYLFGTPGQEHFQIMWEVLTENMLGFIVIVDSTDKSRFKDAKKIIKFFLDILEEPFVVGANKQDLPNALSVDELRKELDLPEDALIMPLVAKDKESAEKVLDLLVENI